In a single window of the Leptospira sanjuanensis genome:
- a CDS encoding malic enzyme-like NAD(P)-binding protein, with translation MREKSLQYHALHPKGKIEVVPTKPTQDSYDLSLAYSPGVAYPCLEIKDSPELVYEYTNRGNLVGIITNGTAILGLGDIGALAGKPVMEGKAVLFKKFAGIDVFDIEINTKDPDEFINAVKLLEPTFGGINLEDIKAPESFYIEEQLIEKMNIPVFHDDQHGTAIITVAGLLNSFELTGKKPGDVKVVICGAGAAGIAIAELIQHIGIKKEQIFLVDTKGVIHHKRADLNESKKKYVQTTDATTLRDVMKDSDIFIGVSVENMVDQDMVRSMAKNPVIFALANPDPEIPYQVAKAVRSDLIMGTGRSDNPNQVNNVLGFPFIFRGALDVRARHITLEMKLAAARALAELARLEVPDAVSMAYGGAKFEFGPEYLIPKPFDKRVLFHVAPAVAEAAVASGSSRIPYPGREKYLGFLEGIIRS, from the coding sequence ATGAGGGAAAAATCGTTACAATATCACGCGCTTCATCCTAAGGGAAAAATTGAAGTAGTTCCAACCAAACCGACTCAGGATTCTTACGATCTTTCCCTCGCTTATTCTCCCGGAGTCGCTTATCCATGTTTGGAAATTAAGGATTCTCCCGAGCTCGTTTACGAATATACGAACAGGGGAAATCTCGTAGGCATCATCACCAACGGAACCGCGATTCTCGGTCTCGGCGACATCGGCGCTCTTGCCGGTAAACCCGTGATGGAAGGTAAGGCGGTTCTTTTTAAGAAGTTTGCGGGGATCGACGTTTTCGATATCGAGATCAACACGAAGGATCCGGACGAATTCATCAATGCGGTAAAACTTCTCGAACCTACGTTCGGTGGAATCAATCTCGAGGACATCAAAGCTCCCGAAAGTTTTTATATCGAAGAACAACTCATCGAAAAGATGAACATTCCCGTTTTTCACGACGATCAACACGGAACCGCGATCATTACCGTTGCGGGGCTTTTGAATTCTTTCGAACTTACCGGAAAAAAACCGGGCGATGTGAAAGTCGTAATCTGCGGAGCGGGTGCGGCAGGAATCGCGATCGCGGAACTCATTCAACATATCGGCATCAAAAAAGAACAGATCTTTCTCGTGGATACGAAAGGTGTGATTCATCATAAGCGCGCCGATCTCAACGAATCCAAAAAGAAATACGTTCAAACAACGGATGCGACGACCCTGCGCGACGTAATGAAAGATTCAGATATCTTTATCGGAGTTTCGGTGGAGAACATGGTGGACCAAGACATGGTTCGTTCTATGGCGAAAAATCCGGTGATCTTCGCATTAGCAAATCCGGATCCTGAAATCCCGTATCAGGTCGCAAAAGCGGTCCGTTCCGATTTAATCATGGGAACGGGAAGAAGCGACAATCCGAATCAGGTGAACAACGTATTAGGATTTCCTTTTATTTTCAGAGGCGCTTTGGATGTCAGAGCCCGTCATATTACTCTCGAAATGAAACTCGCCGCCGCTCGTGCTCTTGCCGAACTGGCTCGTTTGGAAGTTCCCGATGCGGTGAGCATGGCTTACGGCGGAGCGAAGTTCGAGTTCGGTCCGGAATATTTGATTCCTAAACCGTTCGATAAACGAGTTTTGTTTCACGTGGCTCCGGCCGTTGCGGAAGCGGCCGTAGCAAGCGGTTCCTCCCGTATTCCTTATCCGGGAAGAGAAAAATACCTCGGCTTCCTGGAAGGAATTATCCGAAGCTGA